Within Fimbriimonadaceae bacterium, the genomic segment ACCGGCGCCCAGCCCGGCTTCAGCTACGCGTTCGCCGCGTTGCTGCTCGCCTTGGTCGTCCGCGCGATCATCTGGCCCATGGCGCAGAAGCAGTACATGTGGTCGCGCCAGATGTCCCAGCTCCAGCCGCTCACGGCCGAGCTGAAGAAGAAGTACACGAACCCGCAGGAGCTCAACGTCAAGGTGATGGAGCTGTACAAGGAGTACGGCATCAACCCCATGGCCGGCTGCCTCCCCGCGCTGCTGCAGATGCCCCTCTTCCTGCTCGTGTACCAGTGCATGCTGCACTACCGCTACGAATTCCAGAAGGGCACGTTCCTCTGGATCCAGCCCGACTCGGGCCTCGGCTCGTTCTTCGCCCACAATTTGGGCGAGAAGGACAACCTGCTGATCATCGTGTACGGCATCTCGATGCTCTCCACCACGCTGCTCACGCCGGTCTCGGACCCCTCCAACGTGAAGCAGCAGCGGATGATCGGCGTGGCGATGTCCGTGATGTTCACCGTGTTCATGTTCACGGGGGTCTTCCCCGTACCGGCGGCATTCGTGCTTTACTGGATAGGCACGAACGTGCTCGCCACCGCGCAAAGCCTGCGCGCCTACCGTCTTCCGCTTCCCGCACTGGTCAAGGTCAACGCTCCGGGAGGGGGCGTCTACCCGACCCAGGCGACGAACGGATCAATGAATGGGTCCACCGGGAAAACCGGCACGCCCCGCATGCACAAACCCAAGAAGAAAAAGAAGTGATGGCCAACAACACCGTCGAAACCACCGCCGCCTCGCTCGCCGAGGCCCGCAAGATCGCCGCCGAACAACTGGGCGTCGCCGAGGACACGCTGCAAGTGACCGTCCTCGACGAGTCCAAAGGCCTGTTTGGGCGCGGCCAAGTACGCATCCGCGCCGAAGCCGCCGCCGTGAAGGAGGCCGCCACCGCCGTGGT encodes:
- a CDS encoding YidC/Oxa1 family membrane protein insertase produces the protein MSQPQPPKGNFLTTLLMMMVLFLGYNLFFNNQNKAPDPRTPQQILGEMRTLDKQIKDQSIVSLAGVLHRKVDADVEAKKLTKEQGNKLVAEGTVLVAHTQFKAAMQRKDFNRMNQAFMTFQSQQHQLEENGLWTTSFQVPPHKDFPRTEVSPKALLDDINVNMTHLGRTTLVWGLVPGFQLIDFLVNLTGAQPGFSYAFAALLLALVVRAIIWPMAQKQYMWSRQMSQLQPLTAELKKKYTNPQELNVKVMELYKEYGINPMAGCLPALLQMPLFLLVYQCMLHYRYEFQKGTFLWIQPDSGLGSFFAHNLGEKDNLLIIVYGISMLSTTLLTPVSDPSNVKQQRMIGVAMSVMFTVFMFTGVFPVPAAFVLYWIGTNVLATAQSLRAYRLPLPALVKVNAPGGGVYPTQATNGSMNGSTGKTGTPRMHKPKKKKK